DNA from Petrotoga sibirica DSM 13575:
TCCTTCACCTATCTTTGCACCATTTAATATAGTTGCTCCCATCCCTATGAGACAGTTATTAGAGATTTCACATCCATGTATAATAGCGTTGTGTCCAATGGTAACGTAACTTCCGATTATAGTTGGGTATTCGGTATCAATATGAACTACTGAGTTATCTTGTACGTTGGTGAATTCCCCAATGGTTATAGAACAAATATCCCCTCTCAATGTGACATTGTACCAAATACTCGATCCTTTAGCGATCTTTACATCACCAATAATCTGGCTACCAGGCGCTAGAAAAACATCTTCTTCAACAACAGGATATTTGCCTTTATACTCATAAAGCATAATTTCACCTCTTTTATTTAGCTAAAGTTTTTGTGATATAATTATACATAAAAAAGTAGAGGATAAAAAAAACCAGATCCATGATGGATCCGGCAAGAATGTCTGGGTTTATCTCAGGGGGATAGGGGGATCTTTCTTTTCCAATTACATTATACTACAGAGTTTGTTAAACTTCAAGATGAATGAGTTACTATTAGATTTAAAACAATTAAAGATTTGTATACTATTATTAAGATAAAAAGGGGGGCTCTTTTTGAATAAACTTTATGATTTTCACACACACACAATTTTGAGTGACGGAGAATTAATATGTAGCGAACAGATAAGGCATGCACAAATTCATGGTTATACGGCTATTGCAATATCTGATCATGTGGATGAATCCAACATCGATTTTGTTTTAAACAGTTTGAACAAATTCGTTGATAATGAAAGTAGCTACTTTGAAGGGATCAAGATTTTAAAAGGAGTTGAAATCACTCACGTTCCTCCTTTACTGATAGATAATCTTGCAAAACATGCAAAAGAAAACGGAGCTGATATTGTATTGGTTCACGGAGAAACTATAGTCGAACCAGTATTTAAAAAAACTAATTATTACGCCGTAACGTCAAAGTATGTGGATATCTTAGCTCACCCCGGCTTAATTAGTGAGGAAGAAGTAGCCCTTGCTGCAAAAAACGGAGTCTTTTTGGAATTAAGTGCCAGAAAAGGCCATAGCTTATCCAATGGGCATGTGAGAAAATTGGCTCAAAAATATGAAGCAAAATTACTAGTAAATAGTGACGCTCATGGGCCCGATGATTTCTTGGACTATGATTTTAGTTTAAAAGTTGCTTTATCGGCTGGTTTAAGTATAGAAGAGGCAAAAAAGATTGTCGAAAAAAATCCCTTGGAATTATTGTAGATTATATTTTTAATGTAAGATTTACCAAAACTTTTTATTTATATGTGTATTTTTAGAACCAAATCATATCATTGGTGTCTAAACAAATGGTTTCATTGGAGGACTTTAAAACATGAAAGGCGTTGTTCCGGGTGTAACAAGGTATAAAAAGACACTATATATAGTGTTTTAGAGTTTATGAAGACAGTATTTTCTTATGAAAGGAGGGAATTATGTGAAC
Protein-coding regions in this window:
- a CDS encoding histidinol phosphate phosphatase domain-containing protein, which translates into the protein MNKLYDFHTHTILSDGELICSEQIRHAQIHGYTAIAISDHVDESNIDFVLNSLNKFVDNESSYFEGIKILKGVEITHVPPLLIDNLAKHAKENGADIVLVHGETIVEPVFKKTNYYAVTSKYVDILAHPGLISEEEVALAAKNGVFLELSARKGHSLSNGHVRKLAQKYEAKLLVNSDAHGPDDFLDYDFSLKVALSAGLSIEEAKKIVEKNPLELL
- a CDS encoding gamma carbonic anhydrase family protein, with translation MLYEYKGKYPVVEEDVFLAPGSQIIGDVKIAKGSSIWYNVTLRGDICSITIGEFTNVQDNSVVHIDTEYPTIIGSYVTIGHNAIIHGCEISNNCLIGMGATILNGAKIGEGCLIGAGALVTENKIIPPKSLVLGVPGKVIRNLTDEEFEQIREHAKEYYNLAKSYRDKR